The Ranitomeya variabilis isolate aRanVar5 chromosome 7, aRanVar5.hap1, whole genome shotgun sequence genome includes a window with the following:
- the DRG2 gene encoding developmentally-regulated GTP-binding protein 2: MGILEKISEIEKEIARTQKNKATEYHLGLLKAKLAKYRAQLLEPSKSAAAKGEGFDVMKSGDARVALIGFPSVGKSTFLSLMTSTASEAASYEFTTLTCIPGVIEYKGANIQLLDLPGIIEGAAQGKGRGRQVIAVARTSDVVIMMLDATKGEVQRSLLEKELESVGIRLNKEKPNIYFKPKKGGGISFNSTLPLTQCSEKLVQLILHEYKMFNAEVLFREDCSPDDFIDVIVGNRVYMPCLYVYNKIDQISMEEVDRLARQPHSVVISCGMKLNLDYLLEMLWEYLALTCIYTKKRGERPDFADAIILRQGASVEHVCHRIHRTLTSQFKYALVWGTSTKYSPQRVGLTHNMDHEDVIQIVKK; this comes from the exons CCACTGAGTATCACTTGGGATTGCTGAAGGCGAAGCTCGCCAAGTACAGAGCCCAGCTCCTGGAGCCCTCCAAATCTGCTGCCGCCAAAGGCGAGGGCTTCGATGTGATGAAATCCGGAGATGCCCGAGTGGCGCTGATCGGGTTCCCCTCTGTGGGTAAG TCCACATTTTTGAGTCTGATGACCTCCACCGCTAGTGAGGCCGCCTCCTATGAGTTCACCACGCTGACCTGCATCCCGGGAGTGATAGAG TACAAAGGAGCGAACATCCAGCTGTTGGATCTGCCGGGAATTATCGAAGGTGCAGCGCAAG ggaagggcagaggtcgccAGGTCATTGCTGTCGCTCGGACATCGGACGTAGTCATTATGATGCTGGATGCCACGAAAGGTGAAGTCCAGAG ATCCTTATTGGAGAAAGAGCTGGAGTCTGTGGGTATACGGCTGAACAAGGAAAAGCCCAATATATACTTTAAG CCCAAGAAAGGAGGCGGCATCTCGTTCAACTCGACTCTCCCCCTGACCCAGTGCTCCGAGAAGCTGGTACAGCTCATTCTGCACGAATACA AAATGTTCAACGCCGAGGTGCTGTTTCGGGAGGACTGCAGCCCGGATGATTTCATAGATGTCATTGTGGGGAACAGGGTGTACATGCCGTGTCTGTAT GTGTATAATAAAATAGATCAGATCTCCATGGAGGAGGTGGACAGACTGGCCCGGCAGCCGCACAGCGTGGTCATCAG TTGTGGAATGAAGCTGAACCTGGACTATTTACTGGAAATGTTATGGGAATATTTGGCACTTACCTGTATCTACACTAAGAAGCGAGGAG AGCGGCCTGATTTTGCAGATGCCATCATCCTCCGTCAAGGCGCCTCTGTGGAGCACGTG TGTCACCGGATTCACAGGACGCTCACCAGCCAGTTTAAATATGCACTAGTTTGG gGAACCAGCACCAAATACAGCCCGCAGAGAGTCGGACTGACGCACAACATGGACCATGAAGACGTCATCCAAATAGTCAAGAAATAA